The region AATCCTATACTTTGTACATCAAAATAACATGTTTCTattaaatgtaatttttcttattcttaAACTGTTTAACTttagatatatttaaataaaatccaACTTCAAAGAAtccatataatttatatagttcagttatatttaatatattgtGTAATAAATTACTTTATAAATGTTCTCATGATATGCAGTAAGTGTGGGCGATTTCTAAATTATTTAAGAActtgtacaattttttccttagtttagcttttctttttttttttcactatttcTGATAATAATGACTACAAAATGTAGTTCATTTTCATTCACTACTAAAATAaccattataaaaattttctccttatGCACCTAATTAGTAATAAGAATCTCCTTCAGGTTtataattcaaataataCCGATCTGATTGAGAATCTAAAGATTCATTTTCTGATTCATACTTCTCTAACTCTTTTTCATACTCTTCGTAATAATTATGctcgaatatttttttctttcgttttctttttggaGAATTTGATTTTAATCCAGAAGActaacacaaaaatgaaaagtaaaacgcattaaaatatatttactttttaactATACAtctaaaagaaaattaaaatatatatcttaACATAACATACATACTTCATAAAATCGATTGTGTAATTACCATGTTATaatagaaaagaaataatatcGTTCCAATTATTGCAGCAGTCATGATGATATTACGATAAATGTTTGTGTCTAACCTATCAGATACACCTTCCAAAGTAGTAGGAGAATCAGCAATTGGCACAAGTACTGCATCTCTTCTAGTATCTAATGTATTAGGTGACAATGGAAGAACACCGAGAGCAGGGCTCCCACTTGATTGGGTACTAAAACCACCTTTAGGATTTAAACTGCCTGTCTGCAGAGATGACGCTGATCCAGCTACTGGACCTGCTAAAGCACCTGTACTTGGCGAACTTGTTAAACTTGATAGACCTTTTGATTTATCTTCAGCTACTGTAGATTCCGTTGTTTCTTTTACTCCTTTATCCTTTGGTAAAAGAGCTggtgataaatttttaccaCTTCCGGGCGTTTTCGTTTCTAACCCTCCAACCCTTGTTGCCGCTTGCGTTAATGTACCATTTCTATTTGCATCTGTTCTAGATGAAGAACCCCCAAATAATATTCCAAAAATTTTGCCCCAACCACCTCCAGATCCTTTAGCCTTACATTCTTTTGCTTTAGGTAAAAGATCCGCTGGGTCTTTCGTATTTTCACAACTAAAGTAATCgcttttaaaagaaaaaggaaaaaaattaggtgTTACAATTTATCATTCTTTAATTTATCGTACAGCAATTTAATATTAGTTAAGTATGTAAAATAGTTATTACAATCATAGGTACTCTGAGAATTAATAGTATTTTCAATATTTGtttgatttttataataaataaacatatacttcctttttatcaATTCGTCTAAGGTAACAGCATAATCAGGTATTACAGTACAACTATTTCtcattaatttctttatttactGCATTACCTATACGTATAAGTTCTTGAGCATAtcgtattttaaaaaagtttgtcGTGTGATCTAAATGTATTCCCCCTATTTcatcatataaccaataaggtaaatatttacaatatttagcactttcttcttctttttccaattcagatatttttttcacgaaaCGTACTAGCTTGGTGCAaacttttttcacattttctttttccgtACCTAAAGTATTGAACGCAtcacatttttcatcataaatAGATGATACATCCTTTGTAAAGAaatctttatatattttatcaagTTCTAATGCCTTCAAAGAATCCTcctgaaaataaatataaaatagttATCACGTTTGTGTTAACTGTATggttataaaaacaaacattTCCTTCTTGTTAAAACGTGGACACATTACGTAAATAGTAAGAAATAAACACTGACATGAAAGATAGATATACCAAATTTTTCCTAGTGGTCTCTTCACTCTTTTTTGTCATATTcgattttaatgaaaatttaaatattttcaaaaagtattaatatataaaaatcacAATTATATAATCTTTTATCGACATATTTAACTAATCCTTAATAGTATAATTTAAAGTTTCGGATAATTACTTATCTGTGGATACTATTATTTAACAATTGTTGgacattaattttatttcctgcTATTTGCATAAATCAAAGtactatttttaattatcacAAGAACGCAACGCATATACAACAACATGAAAATCAATCTATACATAATAGTATTTCCAGTgaaattatcattttctagaaattttattattatatttttcatgtaaTTATTCCaatataaaatagaaaatgttatttttaatttatttattgaaaGTATTTTTAAATCTCTATGAATTCTTTAGTATTTTTCCTATGTAATTACAATTACTATTAAAAGCAATGTTTTCTTTCACGGATAATAATATCTTTATGATCTcgcaatttattttgcactttAATTTGGTGAGAATCTTAATGGATTAATTTCaatacaaataatatatacaaattattaaaataaaataatagtaTCCTGTGGAACTGtttttatgtaatatttattctctatataatatgttttatcattcgataaaagaaaagttataacttttttttttttcttatgtatTAATATACAACAAAGGAGCTCCTCATATATGTTAGGAGTTTTCAATAAgctacataatttaaattgtttaaacaataattaattatacttttttccccctgtaTTTCACGTAAATTGTATAGTTTTAATTATaccatatataaaattaataaaaagttgGAGATAAAATGTGCTGAAgtttaattatatacataattaaaaCATTTCTGGAAAATTCAGTAAACttatatgtatgaaaaaagCATATATTGTTAAttaggaaaaagaaatatccAAATTCGTTTTAACTATTAAATAGACACTTTATTTAGAAATTGTTTCATAATTATAAAGTTAAcctatttataatttataaattatttattcattatcATTATATGCAAAActgtgaaaaatgaaaataaatcagCTATCACCAAGAATGGAAAATGTCTATAAATACTTAAAGAATTATTCCTAATAGAATTTCGCTAGTTTTTACTAATAAGgccgttttgaaaaaatatattaatataaagatgaaaaaagaaagcgtaatgtttaattatgtatataataatatgtgtCTGGATTGTCAACAATAGCAAAAAATTCTCTTCAgtgtataataatttacagaaaaagattcttttaatttaccACTGCTACGAAAACAAACATATCagcatttattattttattaatttttgtaaagaatatgtacattttattaatattttcatcttAACATCgctttatttcattatcaCGTTATGATATACAAGAacctatatatttatttaatacataAACATGTGACAAAACGATTTAAACTTACATTACTCAACTTAATTGTTTTACAGTTACccttataaattattatttatgtaaagaaatatcatataaattattaatatgttAATTATTAAAGTATCATATTGATATATAATtgcatatttattcatagcgtttattaatataattgtttatatattcGAGATAATGACAATCTAATGTCATAATTGGTAAAATTAAATCACATATTTCAAATGTGTCTacgcaaatataaaaatttttttgccaaactatttatttaaacgaataaaaaggaaatattacataatataaaatgatGACAAGAAGGTATGGAATATGTGGTACTGGCAATTATTTGCTTAAAAGATACATGGAAAATGAATGCATaagtgaatattttaaattataattaagtAACAAATTGATGAActccaaaaaagaaaacctaGTTATTTCTGTAGTAAATGCGGTGCAATACAAGAACACATAATTGCAGGGAATAAGAGATTTAATAAATGTTACCTTAGTAATTCAAAAACACTTAAGTTAATTGACGATGACGACAATATAAAGGATTTTATAGTGAAATGTATTGAATATCGAACATGTGTCCTTAATCGTACACCTGCtattaaaaaaactattACATCTGAAAGAGCATCTGCAGGAAAAGTTAAGCAACAGTCGAgggaaaaattcaaaaacaTCTAAACCCGGAGGTTCACCAATAAAAGACCCCCCAGAAAAAGATCAAAACTGTGCTAGTGGAAAAGTATTAGCAGAATCAAAAACAATTCCACAGAACCCATATGGAATAAATTCTTTCCGTAATTCTGGTGAGACGCAAGAAGAGgcttctaaaaaaaatatcaaatcTTCCTTCTAGCACCTCTGGAAGGATAGAGGCCCAGGCACAAAATATATCACAATCAGTTCATCCCCCAGTAAGTGAAATAC is a window of Plasmodium cynomolgi strain B DNA, scaffold: 0028, whole genome shotgun sequence DNA encoding:
- a CDS encoding CYIR protein (putative;~vir-type antigen): MTKKSEETTRKNLEDSLKALELDKIYKDFFTKDVSSIYDEKCDAFNTLGTEKENVKKVCTKLVRFVKKISELEKEEESAKYCKYLPYWLYDEIGGIHLDHTTNFFKIRYAQELIRIGNAVNKEINEK